The genomic window GGAAATAATTTTGCAAGGTTACGGTTGCATATGTTTGGGTAGCATCCTCAACTTTTACATTCTCTTTAGCCTCAATTGCCTGGTGTAAACCATCAGAGTAACGACGGCCATCCATAATACGACCCGTTTGCTCATCAACAATTTTAATCTTTCCTTCATCGATGATGTATTCTACATCAATCTCAAATAAAGTATAAGCTTTTAACAATTGGTTAACCGAGTGGATACGTTCTGCTTTAACAGAATAATCGCGCATTAAGGCATCTTTTTGAACTACTTTTTCTTCTAAAGGCAGATCAGATTTCTCTAAATCTGCTACTGCAGTACCTACATCAGGCAATACGAAGAAATTCGGATCTTCACCTGATTGGGTAATCAGTTCGATACCCTTTTCAGTTAATTCAACCTGGTTATTTTTCTCATCAATATAGAAATACAATTCAGAATCTACCTTAGGCATATTCTTAGATTGATCTGCCATATAGTGGTTTTCGGTTTTCAACAACAAACCACGAACACCGCTTTCACTTAAAAACTTAATTAAAGCTTTGTTTTTTGGCAAACCACGGTATGCACGCAATAAGGCTAAACCACCTTCACCTTCTTCGGTTCCGCTGTTGCCTGCGTTGATTAATTTCTTCGCTTCGTTTAATGCCTGGGTTACATAAGCTTTTTGTGCATTAACCAAACGTTCGATACGTGGTTTTAATTCATAAAACTCATGCTCATCGCCACGTGGAATCGGACCTGAAATAATCAAAGGGGTACGGGCATCATCAATCAAAACTGAATCGACCTCATCCACCATTGCAAAGTGCTGCTTGCGCTGCACTAACTGGTCAGGTGTCTGCGACATATTGTCACGCAGGTAATCAAACCCGAATTCATTATTGGTTCCGTAGGTAATATCTGCAGCATAAGCTTTTCTTCTTTCCTCAGAGTTTGGCTCATGTTTATCAATACAATCTACACTTAAACCATGAAATTCGAACAATGGGCCATTCCACTCACTATCACGACGGGCTAAGTAATCATTCACAGTAACAATATGAACACCTTGTCCGGCCAATGCATTTAAATAAGCTGGCAATGTACTTACCAGGGTTTTACCCTCACCGGTAGCCATCTCAGCAATTTTACCGCTGTGCAATACAATACCACCAATTAACTGTACATCATAATGTACCATGTTCCAGGCAACTTCAGTTCCTGCAGCATCCCATTTATTAGCCCATTGTGCTTTATCGCCAACAATTTTAACATTGTTTTTTCTCGCAGCGTAATCTCTATCGAACTGGGTTGCGGTAACCTCTAAATAATCGTTTTCGCTTAAACGACGAGAAGTTTCTTTAATCACAGCAAAAGCTTCCGGAAGGATTTCCAAAAGTACTTTCTCCAATTCTGTATCGCGCTCTTTACCTAAGGCATCAACCTGATCATAAATCGCTGTTTTTTGGTGAAGATCTAAATCTTCGCTCTCTGCATCAGCTTTTAGTGCTGAAATTTTCTCATCAATCTCTGTTAAAAAGGCCGAAATCTTATCTTTAAATTCTATGGTTTTACCACGTAACTCATCGTTGCTAAGCGCAGACAGTTTACTGTAGTGTTCATTAATTTTAACAACCAATGGCTGAATAGCCTTTATATCTCTTTCTGATTTACTTCCGAAAACCTTCGCTAAAAATCCTAACATTATAATATTTTAAATCGTATTTATTATTAAAAAATGGTGTGTCACAACAACCAAGCCATTGTCTTTCTTAAGTCAGTTTGGCAGTTATTGCTACAAATGGGGTACAAAATCTTATAAAAGATCTTTTTAAGGAAGAAAGCTAGGGGCTATTATTCTTCGGTTTTTTTCTGATTGTTAAATCAGAGATTACCTGATTTACACTTACATATTTTGCAACTTTTAACGGGGCTTGGGTTCCAATTAAAGCCAGCTTGGTATACGATAACAAGTATGGATTACGGTCTTCATTAAGTTGAACCGACTCTTTACCAGTTGAATTAACGCTGATGTTATGCTCATTACAATATTCGTTTAATATTCTTAGCCCTTCAACGCGTTCGGCTTTCGCCAAATGTGTTAAGCTAAAAAATACAAGCGATATGGTAACCAGGTGTTTCATTAATAGCGGCAAAGCTAGTTTTAATCTTTTATAAAAAGAAATTACATCATCGCAAAAAGCATACCTCAATTTCTCAGCCTTTTTTTTGCGTTTGTTTTAATAAGGTTCGAGCATGGCTTAAATCAAATGTAAAAGCTTAGTATAATCCTTATAATTGTTTTATTTTCATAAAGACGTTAGGATTTCTTAGCGTCTTTTTTAATTTTATGCCATGTCAATGAAAGTAATTACGCTATGTTATCGAAAAATAATTGATGCAACCAGTACCAGCACTTGGGACAAATTTGTACATGAAGACAGTTTTGCTGAGTTTAAAATGCAAGCTCAATTTTATAATCAGGAAGAGC from Flavobacterium sp. W4I14 includes these protein-coding regions:
- a CDS encoding hypothetical protein (product_source=Hypo-rule applied; transmembrane_helix_parts=Inside_1_18,TMhelix_19_41,Outside_42_122), whose product is MRYAFCDDVISFYKRLKLALPLLMKHLVTISLVFFSLTHLAKAERVEGLRILNEYCNEHNISVNSTGKESVQLNEDRNPYLLSYTKLALIGTQAPLKVAKYVSVNQVISDLTIRKKPKNNSP